The Aeromonas veronii genome includes the window CTTTTTGTTCCACCCGAGAAGGTTACTTGTCGATATCCAACATATTGTTTTGCAACATGAAGTCGATGACCTGGTTGGCCGTGGTGCCGGAGCCACCGGTCAGGGTATCGAAGGTGTGGTTCGTCAGCACTATCTCCTGCGTCACCGGTGCAGTGCTGTTCTCCTTGACCTGCAGATGCACCCCTTCGCTGTCCTGGAACACCGAGAGCAGGCTCTTGAGCGAACTTTCGTTCTTGCTGCCATCGCTATCCAGCAGATCGCTGAGATCCAGCTTGTCCCCTTCGGCCTTGGAGAAATCGGTGACATAGTCCTTGGTCACAATGCCGGGGGTCGTGTCACCCTTCTGCCAGACGAAGGTATCGGCGCCGGCATCCCCGGTCAGGATGTCGTTGCCAAGCCCCCCACGCAGGATGTCATTGCCCAGACCGCCGCTCAGCAGATCATTGCCAGCGCCACCGTCGAGGTTGTCGTTGCCGCTCCCGCCATAGAGGGTGTCGTTGCCACTCTCGCCGAACAGGTTGTCGTCACCGCTACCGCCAAACAGGATGTCATTACCGGCCCCGCCGTACAGGAAGTCATTGCCACCCTGACCGAACAGGATGTCGTTGCCATCCCCACCCAGCAGCACATCCGCCTTGTCATTGGCCGAAGACTGGTCAAAGTCGCTGGCATGCTCCTGAATATAGCGATGTACGTCGGCATCCAGCACATCGCTGCGGCCCAGCTGCGCCGCCACATAGCTCTTGATGGCGGCATAGCCTTCCCCGTTGATGCCGGCAAAGTGCACCGCATCGCCAAACAGGATGTCATCGCCGGCCCCGCCATCGAAGCGGTCGGCTCCCGGCAGATTGTTCACCGAGGTGCCGAGGATGGCGTTGGCCAGATCCGAGGCGTTGACCCCGGTCTTGAGCACGCCGTCTGAGTCGTAAGACTTCAGGTCATTGGTGGAGATGTTTGCCCCCAGCCCGATGGCCTCGACGGTCACTCCCATCCCGGTCAGTAGCCCGAAGCCCGCTACCGAGTTGTTGATGGTGGTAGTGGTCGAATCCTGCCCGTTACCGCCAAGGGTCGAGTAGGTATAGCCACCCTTGCCGTCTGCACGCATATAGCCAATCGCAGAACCAGCGGCATATACCCGCCCATTGCTATCGATGATGGTATAGCCATTGGCGGTATAAACCTTCCCAACAACATAATTACCACCGAGAACCGTATTCAGATAAACGTCATTGCTGCTCCCCGAGTAATTCAATACACGAGGGTTGCTGCCTTCACTATCCAGGTAATAGGTCGGCTTGCCATCGGTAATGAAGTAGGTCAGGTTCTTGGCATTGGTGTTGCTCTGTACGGTCGAGCTGTTGAACCAGTTGGCCGTGGTTTTGAACACATCCTCGTAGTTGGTGCCACCGCCGTTGTTGCTGCTGCCATCCATGCTGTCAAGGATGGTCTGCAGCTGGCTCAGGGCATTGGCATCCTTGAGGTTCACGCTGACCGACTTGTTGGCCAGGGTATCGAAGTCCACCAGGAAGATATTGACCTTGCCCGCCCCTTCCGTGCCGGCACTGTTCTTCAGGCTGGCGAAGACCTGGGCCAGCTGGTTCTTGATGGTGTTCATGGCATCGGTGCCGATACTGCCGGAGCTGTCGACCATGAAGGCGATATTGTAGTTCTGGCCCGACAGCACCACGCTGCCATCCAGATCCCCCACCACGATATTGTGCTCGCTGCCAAAGGTCCGGTTCTGGTCGCCCGGCTCCCCTTCGGTGGCGTTGAAGTAGCTCAAACGGATGCTGTCATCGTCGGTGGCCGAGCTGGTCTGATCGGTCCCCACTTCCTTGGCGATGGCCTCGACCTTGAGATCAACCTGGCCGGCACTGGCACCGGGGACGCGCAGAGTCAGCCCGGTCAGCTTCACATCCAGTGCACTGGCGCTCCACAGGCCATTGCCGGCGATCAGGGTGATCTTGCCATCAGCGCCTGCGGTACCCAGCAGTTGGGCGCCGTTATAGAGCTGTGTCCCCTGTGGCATGCCGGTCAGCACCAGGCTGTCGAACACTTCGCTGCCATCTCTGTCACTCAAAGAGGCCGTCAGCTCCACCGGATAGTCGACCACGCTCGGCTGCACCAGCGTCAGCGCCCCCGTATCCTGGTTGATCTGGTAGATGCCGTCAGCGAACTGGACATACTCGATGTCGTGCAGCGCCTTGGTGACCCCGCCCCCCTTCTCCGTCACCGAGAAATCGAACCAGCGATCATTGGTCGAGAAGCCACTGCCCTTCTTGATGGCGTAATCCGCACGGTTACCCGTCAGGACGGCGATATCAGTACCGGCACCACCATAGAGACCATCGTTGCCAAGGCCGGACACCAGCACATCGTTGCCATCGCCACCATAGAGGGAATCCCCCTGGGCTGCGTTACCGCCGACCAGAATGTCATTGCCCCCCTGACCATAGAGCAGGTCGCCACCACCGTGAGTGCTGACGATATAGTCGTTGCCACTGTTGCCAAGTACCTGTTCCTGACCACTGCTGCTATCGGTCAGCGAGTTGGTGATGCCAAAGGCCGTCTTGTTGAAGTTGCCGGACTGGAATTGCTCCGTCGTGATACTCGCACTCGGGAAGCTCAGGTTGTAAAGCGGTATGCCGTTACCGGTCAGGGTCAGGTTGACCGTCGGCTTGTCCGCCACGGCCGCCACATCGATCACCAGCTTGCCACTGTTGCTGAGGTTGGCGCCATCGCTGACCTGATAGCTGAAGCTGGCGTAATCCCCCTGCTTGTTGCCGGTCGAGGTGCCGTTGCCATTGGCCGCAATCGTGCTCGATTCATTGAGCCCGGGCACGAAGCGCAGATGGCCGGTATCGATGTCGCTGTAGGAGATCAGATCCCCCGCTTTCACGGCGACCCACTGACCCGCGGCGTTGAGGTATTCCAGCTTACCGTTGAGGGGCAGAGTGCCTATCTTCACGCTCAGATCGCTGTTCGCCTGATCGTCGCTGGCACCAAACTGGGCCCACTTCAGCACCTGAGGCTGATCTTCCAGCCCTGAGCTGTAACCACCTGCTGCGGTCGGCGCGCGATCATTGTCTGTGATGGTGCCCGTGCCCGTCTGTCCACCTATGGTGACCGACAGGGTCTCGTTTGCCTCGACCAGACGATCGTCCAGAGTCGGAATGGTCACCGTGAAGCCGGATACGCCGGCAGGAACAGTGATCTTGCCGGTCGCGCTGTTGTAGGTCACCCCATTGCTGAACTGCGCCGTTCCCCAGTCGAGGCTGGAGGCCGGGTTGGCACCACTGCCCTGGATGGCGAAGTCATACTGAGTCGCCTCCTGGGTTGCATCAGACAGGATCACCCGGTGACTCAGGTTGCTGCCTTCGGTCACGTTCTCGCTGGAGACCGACTGCACTATGGGAGTGAACAGCGGCTTGGTGGCAAACGACCCTATGCTGCCATCGCCATCCCCATCCACTGCCTTGAACTGGAAGTCGATATCCCCATCGCCCAGCG containing:
- a CDS encoding calcium-binding protein translates to MRADGKGGYTYSTLGGNGQDSTTTTINNSVAGFGLLTGMGVTVEAIGLGANISTNDLKSYDSDGVLKTGVNASDLANAILGTSVNNLPGADRFDGGAGDDILFGDAVHFAGINGEGYAAIKSYVAAQLGRSDVLDADVHRYIQEHASDFDQSSANDKADVLLGGDGNDILFGQGGNDFLYGGAGNDILFGGSGDDNLFGESGNDTLYGGSGNDNLDGGAGNDLLSGGLGNDILRGGLGNDILTGDAGADTFVWQKGDTTPGIVTKDYVTDFSKAEGDKLDLSDLLDSDGSKNESSLKSLLSVFQDSEGVHLQVKENSTAPVTQEIVLTNHTFDTLTGGSGTTANQVIDFMLQNNMLDIDK